The Arabidopsis thaliana chromosome 5, partial sequence genomic interval GACAACTTCAAGGATCAGAAAGACTTTTGGTATGTGCCAAGAGATATGGAGGATGCAGATCACAATGGAGATTGGAGGAGGGATGAGAACTGGTGGTTACCAGTTGTTAAGGTTCCAACAGATGGCTTGTCTGAGGAATCACGTAGATGGTTGCAGAATCAGAAAGATTCTGTGGCTCAAGTCCTTAAAGCCGCCACGGCCATCAATGCTCATGTATTGTCTGAAATGCACGTTCCTGAAAACTACATTGATTCCCTTCCAAAGGTtacttacttcttcttcaaaagtgttctgtttctttacaATTTCCACTAAGCTAGGAAGCTGATGAGGCTGTTGGTTATGTAGAATGGGAAGACAAGCTTGGGAGATTTTCTTTACAAGAGCATAACAGAGGAGAGCTTTGATCCTGACTactttgtctctttcttgGATTTGTCAACGGAACACAAAGTACTTGATCTAAAGAACAGGATTGAAGCTTCCATGGTGATctggaagaggaagatgtgCCAGAAAGAGAAAGACGGGAAATCTCAGTGGGGATCCACTGTTAGCTTAGAGAAGAGGGAGCTTTTCGAAGTCCGAGCTGAGACCATTTTGGTTATGCTCAAACAACAATTTCCTGGGATCCCACAATCCTCCCTTGAAGTCTCCaagattaaaaacaacaaGGTAACATAACATAACAAAGACTAAacaaacatcaacaaaaatgtaGTGAGACTGAGTAAGAGTTTGTTGTGATTTGATCTTACAGGATGTTGGACAGGCGATTTTGGAGAGCTATTCAAGGGTACTAGAGAGTCTTGCTTCAAAGATAATGTCAAGAATAGAGGATGTTCTTGAAGCCGATCGGCTAGTTCAAAGACAGTTGATGGGAGAGGCAGAGACAAGATCAGAAAGCGAGGCAGAATCAGAATACGAGGAAACTGAAAAGGTGGTTGCAGCGGAAACACCAAACTCGAGGAAACTATCAGACTTCATAGGGTGGAGATTGTCATCTGATACTAAGAAGCATAGTTCAATGAGTGATATAGAATTCTTCCACAAAGTTGAgcaggagaaggagaagccCATGATGAAGTCTCCAAGAGCTCTACCGAAGAAATTTTCATATCTAGCAAAGTTAGAGAACATGAGAAGCCCTAGTGACAGACACTGATAGTGAAAAGAGAAGGTAATAGAACAGggcatagaagaagaaaaacacaaagagagtgagagagagagaatagaAGAAGGTTAAAGTGTGTGAGaatgtacatatataacaaTGCAGGCATTGGTTTTAGGATTTGGACATGAGACTTGGTGTTTGATCATGATTGTTGCTTGTTTTGACTATTGCTTCCTGTTGTTTTTTCTAAGAAGGAAGTGTGATTCAGTGTGTAAcaatattttggtatttttgttctttggtgTTTTGTATTGTAACGTCTA includes:
- the ROPGEF10 gene encoding ROP uanine nucleotide exchange factor 10 yields the protein MVRTLGRKLSWPRSFSFRKMFDGRNSGHSSFSSRGDGMHTPEHELAGHAAPSTRRGKQNRRSDMEVMKERFAKLLLGEDMSGGGTGETSALALSNAITKLADSMFGEQMKLQPMYPETKENWRKEMGWLLSVIDHIVQFVPSRQMGKNGQFTEIMVTKQRDDLLTNIPALRKLDSVLLETLDNFKDQKDFWYVPRDMEDADHNGDWRRDENWWLPVVKVPTDGLSEESRRWLQNQKDSVAQVLKAATAINAHVLSEMHVPENYIDSLPKNGKTSLGDFLYKSITEESFDPDYFVSFLDLSTEHKVLDLKNRIEASMVIWKRKMCQKEKDGKSQWGSTVSLEKRELFEVRAETILVMLKQQFPGIPQSSLEVSKIKNNKVT
- the ROPGEF10 gene encoding ROP uanine nucleotide exchange factor 10 codes for the protein MHATIMVTKQRDDLLTNIPALRKLDSVLLETLDNFKDQKDFWYVPRDMEDADHNGDWRRDENWWLPVVKVPTDGLSEESRRWLQNQKDSVAQVLKAATAINAHVLSEMHVPENYIDSLPKNGKTSLGDFLYKSITEESFDPDYFVSFLDLSTEHKVLDLKNRIEASMVIWKRKMCQKEKDGKSQWGSTVSLEKRELFEVRAETILVMLKQQFPGIPQSSLEVSKIKNNKDVGQAILESYSRVLESLASKIMSRIEDVLEADRLVQRQLMGEAETRSESEAESEYEETEKVVAAETPNSRKLSDFIGWRLSSDTKKHSSMSDIEFFHKVEQEKEKPMMKSPRALPKKFSYLAKLENMRSPSDRH
- the ROPGEF10 gene encoding ROP uanine nucleotide exchange factor 10, which translates into the protein MVRTLGRKLSWPRSFSFRKMFDGRNSGHSSFSSRGDGMHTPEHELAGHAAPSTRRGKQNRRSDMEVMKERFAKLLLGEDMSGGGTGETSALALSNAITKLADSMFGEQMKLQPMYPETKENWRKEMGWLLSVIDHIVQFVPSRQMGKNGQFTEIMVTKQRDDLLTNIPALRKLDSVLLETLDNFKDQKDFWYVPRDMEDADHNGDWRRDENWWLPVVKVPTDGLSEESRRWLQNQKDSVAQVLKAATAINAHVLSEMHVPENYIDSLPKNGKTSLGDFLYKSITEESFDPDYFVSFLDLSTEHKVLDLKNRIEASMVIWKRKMCQKEKDGKSQWGSTVSLEKRELFEVRAETILVMLKQQFPGIPQSSLEVSKIKNNKDVGQAILESYSRVLESLASKIMSRIEDVLEADRLVQRQLMGEAETRSESEAESEYEETEKVVAAETPNSRKLSDFIGWRLSSDTKKHSSMSDIEFFHKVEQEKEKPMMKSPRALPKKFSYLAKLENMRSPSDRH
- the ROPGEF10 gene encoding ROP uanine nucleotide exchange factor 10 (ROP uanine nucleotide exchange factor 10 (ROPGEF10); CONTAINS InterPro DOMAIN/s: Rop nucleotide exchanger, PRONE (InterPro:IPR005512); BEST Arabidopsis thaliana protein match is: RHO guanyl-nucleotide exchange factor 8 (TAIR:AT3G24620.1); Has 1807 Blast hits to 1807 proteins in 277 species: Archae - 0; Bacteria - 0; Metazoa - 736; Fungi - 347; Plants - 385; Viruses - 0; Other Eukaryotes - 339 (source: NCBI BLink).), which codes for MFDGRNSGHSSFSSRGDGMHTPEHELAGHAAPSTRRGKQNRRSDMEVMKERFAKLLLGEDMSGGGTGETSALALSNAITKLADSMFGEQMKLQPMYPETKENWRKEMGWLLSVIDHIVQFVPSRQMGKNGQFTEIMVTKQRDDLLTNIPALRKLDSVLLETLDNFKDQKDFWYVPRDMEDADHNGDWRRDENWWLPVVKVPTDGLSEESRRWLQNQKDSVAQVLKAATAINAHVLSEMHVPENYIDSLPKNGKTSLGDFLYKSITEESFDPDYFVSFLDLSTEHKVLDLKNRIEASMVIWKRKMCQKEKDGKSQWGSTVSLEKRELFEVRAETILVMLKQQFPGIPQSSLEVSKIKNNKDVGQAILESYSRVLESLASKIMSRIEDVLEADRLVQRQLMGEAETRSESEAESEYEETEKVVAAETPNSRKLSDFIGWRLSSDTKKHSSMSDIEFFHKVEQEKEKPMMKSPRALPKKFSYLAKLENMRSPSDRH